ACGACCGGCTCGATCGTGCGGTCGGAAGAATACTGGCGCTGGATTATCGGCCGGAAGTACGCCCATGTGATCTGGGTGGCCTGCCTCGGCGAGAAGGTCCACGGCTACGCCTTTGTGAAGGATCACAAGATTCTGGAACTGGCGGTCGATCCGGACCGGCCCGAGGCCCTGCCGGCCTTGCTCGGCCGGGTTCGGTCGGAGGCGCTGGAACGGGCCTATCCCGAGGTGGTCGTGCACGCGCCGATCGATCACCCGGTCATCAGCACCTTCCGACAGATCAAGGGAACGATTCTCGACGTGGATGAGCTGGAAGGCAACGCGTCGATGTACCACATTCCCGACCCGGAGCGGTTCCTGCGCACGATCTTGCCCGAGCTGTCGAAGCGGGTGGCGGCCTCGAACGCCTCGCCGGTCGAGCTGGGCCTGACGGTCGAGGATCGCCGTTTCCTGCTGCACATCGAGCCGACCAAGACCCGCACCTCGATCGACCCCGACCGCCTCGGCCGCCGCCACCTCACCCTGACCGCCGACGCCTTCGTCCGGCTGGTCATGGGCCACACCGACCCTGACGCCCTGCTGGAGGAAGATCCCGGCATGCAGGCCTCGACCGCCACGGCGCTCGACTCGGCCCGCATCCTGTTTCCTCGTCAGCCGATCTGGCGGAGCCCGCTGGATGCGGCCTCGGCCTAGAGCCGTTCCCGTAGGGTTGTCGTGATCAGCGGGCAGAGTCTCCTTCTCCAGTCTCGTTGTACCGCTTCCACTCCTTAATGGTGGGTTTTTCCCGGGTGGCCTGGTGGCTCGTCAACCGGGGTTTCCGGAGCGACGAGCGGTCTCAGTGGGGCGTCCCGTTGCCTCTTGCGGCGACGCCGCCCCGGTTGGCGAGCAACCGGGGCCACCCAGAGCAAAGGGGCGACACATCCTGTGAGAGTGGAAGCGGGAGGCCAACCGATGGTCGGTGCGATGGTATACTGTTGGTTTTGAAGTCGCCGAGGGGTCATCGGAGCGCCGGGGAAGGCTCGGCGGGGGAACGGGAAACGGAATGGCAAAGCATATTTTCGTGACGGGCGGCGTGGTGAGTTCGCTGGGCAAGGGGTTGACGTGCGCGTCGATCGGGATGCTGCTGGAGCATCGGGGGCTGAGGGTCCGCTTGCAGAAGTTCGACCCGTACATCAACGTCGATCCGGGGACGATGAGCCCGTATCAGCACGGCGAGGTGTACGTGCTCGACGACGGGTCGGAGTGCGACCTGGACCTGGGGCATTACGAGCGGTTCACCGATGCGCCGTTGACGAAGGATTGCAACTACACGACGGGGAAGATTTATCTGTCGGTGATCCAGAAGGAACGCGAGGGGAAGCACTACGAGGGGAACA
The DNA window shown above is from Tautonia marina and carries:
- a CDS encoding GNAT family N-acetyltransferase produces the protein MKESPSSSRLPVRRGPVEFCQGSEADHEAIYQTLLHVFHGPDREAFLGSLSDPSYKPEQRLLARVEGKVASHAHLTERIVRYGSVPLVMNGVMWVGTLPEYRGQGYAQELLRLADTRARASGAVLMALTTAMPRFYRPIGWGLCGKQTLGKAPSRTLPIGGDAAADGQPGPWHVRPWRQVELGDLMELYDRNYGQTTGSIVRSEEYWRWIIGRKYAHVIWVACLGEKVHGYAFVKDHKILELAVDPDRPEALPALLGRVRSEALERAYPEVVVHAPIDHPVISTFRQIKGTILDVDELEGNASMYHIPDPERFLRTILPELSKRVAASNASPVELGLTVEDRRFLLHIEPTKTRTSIDPDRLGRRHLTLTADAFVRLVMGHTDPDALLEEDPGMQASTATALDSARILFPRQPIWRSPLDAASA